GTGGGACACCACCTCTTTTCCTGAACCCGTTTCCCCCCGAATCAGAACGTTGCACTGGGTTGGGGCAATGCGGTTAAGAAAATCCGCGACCCGTTGAATAGACGGACTTTTACCGATCAAATCAGGAACAGAAAAGAGGTTGGACATGGGCCGGGGCCCCACGCCCCGCTGAGAAGACTTACGTTTTTGCCGGATTCTGTCGATAACTTCCATCAGAGCACGCATTTGAACAGGTTTGGGGAGAAAATCAAACGCGTCCAATTGAAGTGTTCCCAACGCCGCGCGCATGCTGCCGGCCCCCGAAATCGTGACCACATCGGTCGAGGGATGGACTTTTTTGATTTGGCGCAACATTTCAGTTCCATCCATCCCGGGCATGAACAGGTCCAAGAGGACGATGTCGGCGGCGGCATCTTTCAGGGTTTGGAGTCCTTCCTCCGCCGAAAAAGCCAGGTTGACCGTGTGGCCCTTCTCCGTTAAAGCGCGGTCCAAGGCATAAGCCACCGATCGATCGTCATCAACGATGAGGATCGAAAATGTCATTTCCAAGGGCTGTGAGGGCGAGGCCATGGGGGATCGCGTCCTTTCAATGCGCGTTGTGTCTGTTGGTGTAAAATTCATAGGCCGTTTCTATATACCCCACGTCTCGAGATCTGTCAAGAGTAAACTCAAGGTGTCCGCCAATGGACCGATAATACCCTTGTCACGTATTCTGTACGGGGGGCTCTTCATTGAAACCGGATTTGGCATCCATTATTGGACTTGTGTCCGCCGTGGGCTTGATTCTCCTGGGCCAACGCCTCGAGGGCGGACACATGAGTTCCATCATGCAACCGACAGCCGCCCTCATCGTTTTCGGTGGGACCTTGGGGGCCACGCTCATTGGGTTCCCCCTCCACGTGGCCACTGGAGCCGCGAAAAAATTAGTGGCGGTTTTCTTTGGCCCCCACCACAACGGAGTGGAAGTCTCCCGTGCTCTCCTCAGTTACGCCACCTTAAGCCGCCGAGAAGGGTTGTTGGCTTTGCAAAAGCCCCAGTCCGAAACAAAAGATCCTTTTTTTGCCAAGGGACTCCAACTCTTGATCGATGCCACTCCTGAAAAAGCCCTGCGGGAAATGATGGAACAGGAAATGACCCGGGAGGAACACCATGATGAGGAATTTATCAAGTTCTTCGAAGCCGCGGGAGGATATGCCCCCACGGTGGGAATCATCGGAGCTGTGTTGGGGTTAATTCACGTTATGGAAAACTTGGCTGATCCCTCCTCTTTGGGCGGTGGGATCGCGGTGGCGTTCGTGGCCACGGTTTACGGTGTGGGGTCCGCCAACTTGGTTTTTCTTCCGGCCGCCACGAAACTCAAACACCACAAAGAAGACAGCACCCACCATCAGGCGCTAATTTTGGAGGGATTGATTTCCATCCAGCAAGGGGAAAACCCCGCCTTGATGAGTGAACGGTTGAAAGGGCATCTCTCCGTTAAAGACCAAAAACTCTTGGACGCGAAATAAGCCATGGCCCGTAAACCTAAAATCCCGGAACACGTCAATCACGAACGGTGGCTGGTCTCCTACGCCGATTTCATCACTCTTCTCTTTGCGTTTTTTACCGTCCTTTACGCCACCGCCCAAACCGACGCGGGAAAAGTTAATAAACTGGTGGGGGCCGTGGAACGGTCTTTTAGCGCTGGGATGTTTTCAAGTGGAAGCAACGAACTCATGTTTGTGACACCCGGGAACACCAGCGGTCGAGAGATTTTGGATATTGGGATGAACCTGAAAGACGTTGAAAAAAACATCTCTTCGCAACTTAAACGTGAAGGGACTAGCGCAGACAACATTAAGCTGGAGCGCCACGCTGAAGGCCTCACCATTCAACTCCGAACGAACACCTTTTTCACCCCGGGGTCCGATGCCCTTCGACCGGAAGCCTTGGCCATTCTTCCCGGGGTGGTTGATGTGATTAAAATGTCGAAACATAAACTGAGGATTGAGGGCCATACCGATGACATGCCCATTCATAACGAACAATTTTCGTCCAACTGGGAATTGTCTACCGCTCGGGCCCTCTCCGTTCTACGGTATTTAATCCTGAGTGGGGTCGCTCCCTCACGATTGGCCGTCGCTGGCCTCGCTGAATTTAAACCCCTTCAGCCCAACACCTCTTCGGAAGGTCGATCTCGAAACCGCCGGGTGGAAATTGTCATTCTGGAAAACAAGCCATCCTTCTGGGCAAACGTCAATAAAAAACAAGGGAAAGTGGAACCGACGATCTCCGCATGGAAACCCCTGATTGCGAACGATCACGTCGCACCCAATCCATCGGAACCACCGACCTTGTCCCCCGTGCAAGAAGAAGCACCCACAGTCCCGGAGCCCTCCCATGGTCCCCATTGATCCAGCCCCCGGGGCCGGTCGTATGCAGGTGAAAGGCCATTTGCCCTTGCACTGGCGCCTCCTTGGAAAAGAGGAAGCAGAATGTGTCCGATCTCTCATCATGGACCGAGCGGTGGCCCGCTCCTGGACGGCCCATCCGGAAGGCCACGTGAGCGTTTCAGAAGAAATGGCTCCGGTGGTAAGACGGTTGAACGAAATCGAACAAAAGATTGACCGACTTCAAAAACATTTGGACCGAACCGGGGCGCCCCCGCTCCCAACCCGCCCGCTCACCCTAGGAACCGGGAATTGCGTCCTCACACCGCTTCCGGAAGAAGTTTTCCCCCCAGCGGGAGATTGGGTTGAAATCCGGTTTGTGATCCCGCCTGAAAACGAAGATGAGATATTGGTTTTAGGACAATCGACGGGAAACGGGGCCTTTGAGTTCACTATTTTGGCCCAGGACCAAATGGATCGTTTGGTGCGCTATCTCTTAAACCGCCAAAGACTCGCCCAAGATTACCCGCACCTCTAAAACATTTCGATCTCCCCTCCAGATAAAATTCTGATAAAGTTACCGGAGTTAAGAACCCCACGAGGAGAAATTTATGCCCACACCGCTCTGGCACACCCTTTCCGCGGAAGATACCGCAGTTCACCTTCGGTCAGCTCCTGAAGGATTGACATCGACGGAAGCCGCTCAACGACTGGCCACCCATGGCCCAAACGAATTGCAAACAACCCAACGCGTTTCTCCCTGGACACTCCTCCTCGCGCAGTTTAAGAACGTCCTCATTCTGATCCTTCTTGTCGCCGTAGGTCTCTCCGCCTTTTTGGGACACGGGATCGAAGCGATCGCCATTCTCGTCATTGTCCTCTTTGCAGTCATCCTGGGGTTCGTTCAGGAGTTTCGAGCGGACCGGGCCATTGAAGCCCTCCGCGAAATGGCGGCCCCCCGTGCCGCCACCATACGGGACGGGAAAGAAATTGATGTGCCCGCCCGGGAGTTGGTCCCGGGAGACGTCATTTTTCTTCACGCGGGGGACCGCGTACCCGCTGACGCTCGGCTGTTGCAAGCCATCAACCTCCGGAACGAGGAAGCGTCCCTGACAGGAGAATCATTGGCCGTTGAAAAAAGTACGGAAACATTCCTCCGCCCTGATTTGCCCGTGGGGGACCAACGCAACATGGTCTTCGCCGGAACAGTTGTCGCCTACGGTCGAGGGAAAGCCCTGGTGGTCACAACGGGAATGGCAACGGAATTTGGACGTGTGGCCCAGCTTCTCCAATCGGTGGAGACGGGACGGACGCCCCTCCAGAAAAATCTAGACCGGGTGGGACACATTTTGGCTCGAGGCGCCTTGGCGATCGTGGCCGTGGTCATTGGACTTGGCCTTTGGCGCGGGGAACCCCTTGTGGAAATGTTCATCTTTGGGATCGCGCTCGCCGTGGCGGTCGTTCCCGAAGCTCTTCCGGCTGTCGTAACGATTTCGTTGGCTATTGGCGTGCAACGGATGTCCAAGCGGAACGCCCTGGTTCGCCGCCTCCCCGCCGTTGAAACCCTGGGAGGCACTTCGATTATTTGCTCGGACAAAACGGGAACTCTCACGAAAGATGAAATGACCGTCCGAGCCCTGGTCACCCATGAGGGCGAAATCGAGGTCACTGGAGCCGGGTATGGCCCTATAGGGGATTTCCGGGTCAAGGGAGAAATATGGCCCGTGGATGAGCCCCTGAAAGCGCTCCTGCGGGCCGGGGCATTGGCGTCGGACGCGCTGATTCATCAGGAGGAGGGCCGGTGGCGTCTCAAAGGAGACCCAACGGAAGGAGCCCTCGTGGCCGCGGCCGCCAAAGCAAATATGATGAAAGGCGACCTGGACCGAGATTTCCCTCGTCAGGATGAAATTCCTTTCACTTCCGAATCGAAACGGATGACCACGTTGCACACAGGGCCTTCCGGGACCGTGGTGGCCTTTGCCAAGGGAGCCCCGGAGGTTATCCTGGGATCGTGCGCCTTTCAATGGGGGGCCGCGGGGCCTCAGGCGATGGACGCCACCGCTAAAGAAAAATTTTTGGCGGAAGCTCGACGGTTGGCCGAAAAATCCTACCGGGTATTGGCGGTGGCCGAAAAACAAAGCGCCGTTCGGGAAACCGCGGAAACCGCGATGACCTTCCTCGGATTGGTCGGCATGATGGACCCGCCACGGGCCGAAGCCCGGGAAGCCATCGCCCGATGTATCGTCGCGGGGATTAAACCCGTCATGATTACCGGGGACCATCCCCTCACCGCCCAGGCCGTGGCCCGGGAGTTGGGGTTACCCGACAGCGAGAAAACGGTCACAGGACCCGAGTTGGATCGATGGACCGATGCCGATTGGGCGGAACGGTCAGAAGGGATTGGGGTATTCGCCCGGGTTTCCCCCGCGCACAAATTGCGCCTGGTCTCGGCCCTGCAAGAGCGGGGACACGTGGTCGCCATGACCGGGGACGGGGTCAACGATGCGCCGGCCCTCAAGAAAGCCGACATTGGCATCGCCATGGGCATCACCGGCACCGGCGTCACGAAAGAGGCCGCGGCCATGATGTTGACGGATGATAATTTCGCGTCCATCGTCGCCGCGGTGGAAGAAGGGCGAGGGATCTTCGATAACGTGAAGAAATTTCTCATGTATCTGCTCTCCGCCAACGTCGGGGAAATGGGCCTCATGCTGGGGGCGGCTCTTTTGGGGTATCCCCTGCCGCTCACCGCGGTTCAAATTCTTTACGTCAACCTCGCCACGGACGGATTGCCCGCCCTGGCCCTTGCGGTGGATCCGGCCGATCCGGACCTGATGCACCGCCCCCCTCGACCAATGAACCAGGGGATATTCACTCGGCCTGTTGTGTTGTTAATGCTTGTGGGAGGGTTTTGGTCCGCCGCGGCCAATATCGGTCTGTTTGCATGGGCACTCAAATCCGGCCGCCCCCTGGAAGAGGCCATGACCATGACATTCCTTTCCTTGGTCTTTATTCAGTTCTTTAAAGCTTACAACCTCCGCTCGGATCGGCACTCCATGATGAGGAAACCCTTCTCCAATAAATGGCTAAACCTGGCCATCCTTTGGGAACTCCTCCTGTTGCCCTTCATTGTGTATCTACCGTTCCTCAATGTGCCCTTTGGGACCTACGCTCTCACTGGGATGGATTGGCTCATCGTGATTGGGGTTGCCCTCACCATCACACCGGTATTGGAAATCGCTAAGGGGATGGTACGGCACGGCTGGTTTGGCCGTTTAACTTAACCCCCAACTTTCAGTGGGGCGAGAGAACCATGGGAGACTATTTAGAAGTGGCGAACCGGGTTTCGATCTTAAAGAAAAGCCCCTGGAGAGTGGTTTGTTGACGGTTGTAAGAGATGACAGCGCCGTCCGTTCCTTCCAGGTGGATACGTCGGTTCCCCTGTCCGAGAATGAACCAATCTTGCCAGAGCCCCCCCATTTCAATGGAAAGCCGGGGGGTTATGCGCCACCCCAACCCCGCTTCCCCTTGAAAGATAGACCCGGCTGATGCGTCGGTCTTCGCGTCAAAAAGCTGAACATAGTAATGGACGGCCGTTTGCCAGCGAAAAAAGAAACGGGCCCCGTGGGTTCCAGCAAACCCAAAACCAATACCCTCGGCGGAAATTTCGTTGACGTCATCTACCCCCCCGGAGGCACCGGTTCCTTCCACAACAAAATTTTCCCGCTTAAAGATTTCGCGGACCACGGAAAGATGCACGTGGGCCTCCACCGGGATCCCCACCATCGGACGATGATAGGTGACAAACAAATTGGTAAACCCCACATTCATCTGGTTCGTTTGATAGGGTGTCCCTGTCCCGTCTGAAACGGATTCTTGTCCAAACCTCCCTCCTCCAAAAATCCCCGTGTGCTGAAGACCGAGACCCCAAAACCCCGTGGGCTGGGCGGTTTGTGTCCATTCCAAACGATAAAGGGGTGCTGTGTGGCCTTCAAAACGGTTGACGTAACTTTGGGGAAGAATCTTTCCTTCGCCCTTATAGCGCAACGATGCCGAGGGGGCCACGGTCATGGAAAAATCTCCCGCATGGCCGAGGAATCCCCAAAAAAGGACCACTGACCCCATCAGGATAAATTTCACGTTAATACGTCCAACCCAGGGCAAGAAAGGCTCCGAACAGGTCTGTTTTGTTGATGGGCAAACTGGCTGTCGCACTGGACGATGTTCCGGGAGTAAAACGGCGCCCTCCGGGGACTAAAATCTCGTAGAGTTGTCGGGTATACCCAAGGGAGAGACGCCATCGTTCCCAAGCCAGCCCCCCCTCCATTCGCAAGGCGTAAGTGTATCCGCCCCGACGGATCGACCCATCCTCTGAGGTGAGTCTATTCTTGGTCCATAAATAGTGTCCCAAGAGGATTTCACCGTCCCAAAACAAACCGGGACCCCTCGCCCACGGGTGGCTTACCCCTTTCCCATGGAACCCCAAATGGGCCCCCAAAGCGGCATGGATTTCCCGAGAAGCTCCCGGTTCTGGATTTCCTTGAAATACAATATTTTTTTGACGGAGGCTTTGGTAAGCCCCATTCATTCCCAGAACACCTTCGATGGACGATCCCACCAACGGACGCCGAAAATCCACCCAAAGGGATTGGAGGGACAGGCGCGCTTGCCCTTCCTGGGCCAAATGAGTTCCGGCGCTATTCCCAAACTCCGCGTAATACGCAGACCGGTTCGCCCAATATTGCGTTTGAAATCCAAGATGGGGAGAGAGCTCCTCTCGCCAACGGATTCCCCCCACCGGCGTCCAAGGTTTCACTTTGAGCTCCCACCCGCTCGGGGATTCGCGGTATCCCACCCCTTCATATTCAACCCGCGCCTGGGGAACCCATTGGAGGGAGACTTCCCCCCCTCTGAGGAGAGGAACGTAAAAGAGTAAAGTGAGACAGGAGAGAGAAATCCAGTTCAGGGACAATGGGAGGCGAGCATTCGTTCGTAGAGCGCGATCGTTTTTTCCACCATCGTGTCTATCGAGTAGTGAGTCGTCACATTTTCCTTGGCCGCACGAGCCATCTCTTGAGCCTTAGATCGGTCGGCCAAGAGATGACGGATGGCCTCGGCAAGAGCCGCCGCGTCACGAGGGGGAACCAAACGGCCTGTTTTAGAATCTTTCACCAATTCCGAGTTTCCTCCCACATCCGTCGCCACAACAGGAACACCCATACACATGGCTTCCCGAAGGACACCTGAAAACCCTTCCCCCGCCAAAGAGGACAACACGCTCACGTTTAAGAGCGAAAGGACCTCCGGGATATCCGTGCGAAACCCCGCCAACGTCACGTGATCGGAGATTCCAAGCGCCCGAACCTTCTCTTGAGCTTCCGCGCCATCGGTGTCTTTGCCCACCAACAAGAAGTGTGCGAAGACCCCAGCGTCCAGAAGGATTTTGGCCG
This window of the Elusimicrobiota bacterium genome carries:
- a CDS encoding flagellar motor protein, translated to MKPDLASIIGLVSAVGLILLGQRLEGGHMSSIMQPTAALIVFGGTLGATLIGFPLHVATGAAKKLVAVFFGPHHNGVEVSRALLSYATLSRREGLLALQKPQSETKDPFFAKGLQLLIDATPEKALREMMEQEMTREEHHDEEFIKFFEAAGGYAPTVGIIGAVLGLIHVMENLADPSSLGGGIAVAFVATVYGVGSANLVFLPAATKLKHHKEDSTHHQALILEGLISIQQGENPALMSERLKGHLSVKDQKLLDAK
- a CDS encoding OmpA family protein, encoding MARKPKIPEHVNHERWLVSYADFITLLFAFFTVLYATAQTDAGKVNKLVGAVERSFSAGMFSSGSNELMFVTPGNTSGREILDIGMNLKDVEKNISSQLKREGTSADNIKLERHAEGLTIQLRTNTFFTPGSDALRPEALAILPGVVDVIKMSKHKLRIEGHTDDMPIHNEQFSSNWELSTARALSVLRYLILSGVAPSRLAVAGLAEFKPLQPNTSSEGRSRNRRVEIVILENKPSFWANVNKKQGKVEPTISAWKPLIANDHVAPNPSEPPTLSPVQEEAPTVPEPSHGPH
- a CDS encoding cation-translocating P-type ATPase; amino-acid sequence: MPTPLWHTLSAEDTAVHLRSAPEGLTSTEAAQRLATHGPNELQTTQRVSPWTLLLAQFKNVLILILLVAVGLSAFLGHGIEAIAILVIVLFAVILGFVQEFRADRAIEALREMAAPRAATIRDGKEIDVPARELVPGDVIFLHAGDRVPADARLLQAINLRNEEASLTGESLAVEKSTETFLRPDLPVGDQRNMVFAGTVVAYGRGKALVVTTGMATEFGRVAQLLQSVETGRTPLQKNLDRVGHILARGALAIVAVVIGLGLWRGEPLVEMFIFGIALAVAVVPEALPAVVTISLAIGVQRMSKRNALVRRLPAVETLGGTSIICSDKTGTLTKDEMTVRALVTHEGEIEVTGAGYGPIGDFRVKGEIWPVDEPLKALLRAGALASDALIHQEEGRWRLKGDPTEGALVAAAAKANMMKGDLDRDFPRQDEIPFTSESKRMTTLHTGPSGTVVAFAKGAPEVILGSCAFQWGAAGPQAMDATAKEKFLAEARRLAEKSYRVLAVAEKQSAVRETAETAMTFLGLVGMMDPPRAEAREAIARCIVAGIKPVMITGDHPLTAQAVARELGLPDSEKTVTGPELDRWTDADWAERSEGIGVFARVSPAHKLRLVSALQERGHVVAMTGDGVNDAPALKKADIGIAMGITGTGVTKEAAAMMLTDDNFASIVAAVEEGRGIFDNVKKFLMYLLSANVGEMGLMLGAALLGYPLPLTAVQILYVNLATDGLPALALAVDPADPDLMHRPPRPMNQGIFTRPVVLLMLVGGFWSAAANIGLFAWALKSGRPLEEAMTMTFLSLVFIQFFKAYNLRSDRHSMMRKPFSNKWLNLAILWELLLLPFIVYLPFLNVPFGTYALTGMDWLIVIGVALTITPVLEIAKGMVRHGWFGRLT